The Maridesulfovibrio sp. genomic sequence CGGGCGCACGGTGTTGCCTATGAGATGATCGAAACTTCACCGACCATCACTTTCAAATCCGGTTTTTCTTCCGGAGAACCTATCGCCTACGGAGAAGTGCTGATATACGCACCGGATAACTCCGAAGTTGAATTTCAAAACGGGCGAACCGACAAAAACGGTGTATTCTCGTTTCTACCTGACAAACCCGGGATATGGAAAATTGAAGTAAGCGGAGGCCAGGGGCATAAGCTTATTTTTGATCTGGACATTTCCGACACAGGTAAAAATGGCTTAACTGCCCATAAAAGAGAAAACCCGTTGCATGGATCTATGGAGATCCGGGTTCTGCTGGGAATCAGCCTGATTTTCAACTTATGTTTTGCCGCATTCTATCTCCGGAGAAAGCGTAAGGAGACATAAATAATAAAGTCTACTCCGGATAATATCCGGGGAAAATATACACCCCATTAGCCTGCATCCAAAAGCCCTGTTTGCCATTCTTGCTTTTGTACAATCTGCTGAGCCCGGCACGGATGTACACTTCTTCTCCACCGGCGAGCAGGGCTTCCAACTCATCAAGACGATCCTGCTGCACATATTCCATAGCCATGCGGTGAAAGCACAGGTCCGCAATAGGAGTATGGCGAAAAGTACTCCCGCCCTTATCAGTAAAACAAAGCCGCAACTTCACATCTTCGCCGGAATTAATTACCGAAACACTTACGGATTTGGGATTTATTCGAATTGTCCTGATAGAATGGTCACAAACATCCCCAACAGGCAGACACCTGTTCTTGGGGGTGATCATACCGCCGAAGGCCTCCTTGATAGAATCAATTGCACTGCGCTCCAGTAAATCCTTGAAAGTCTGTTCATCAACACAGTCGAGCCAGACATCATTTTCAAAGGTACAATCTTCCAAATGAGGACAATCAGGATTGTCATGTGGAATAACATCTGCGGAAACTATAATGCCCGGCCGGATATTCCTGAACTCAACAAAATCCATATTTTCATAAGGAAGGGGACGGTAACAGGTACAATCATCCTCATCCAGAAGGGCCATGCAGACATTATCGCTATCATTAAATCTCGTTAAATCAGTCAAAACCAGCATGTAAAAATTCCTTTCAATCAAAAAAAAATACCAGACACCCTCGTACAAATACAGAAAGCACAAATAATCAAAAAAAGTCAAGTAGATCAACACTTGAAGAAGCACCGAACCGGACAACTATAACGTCTAGTTCACAATACATTAAAAAAAGCGGAGCCTTAATGACTCCGCTTTCCGCTATAACGCCGGCCCCATTCGGCCGGCCCGGTCAACCATTCCCTGAAACTGAGCCGGGTTCAAACCTGCTTGCGATAAATTCTTAATTATTGCCGATCCCAATGAAGCAGCCTGTAAATTTTGCTGCAACTGCTGCTGTTTCATGTTCTCTTCCCGGCGACTACTCCTGAATTTTTCGACCTCATCACCGGAACGGACAATACCGTTGGGAACTCCGATAAGCTCCGCATAATCATCAACAGCACGGTCCATGTCCACCTTGTCCAGAACCTCGGGGTTTGCCTGTGCAAGATTGCCCACAAACTGGGCCAGCGACTGTATTGACTGAGTACCAACCATTTTCTGGGCCTGTGCCAGTACGGAAATATAGTCAATTTTGAGATCTGCACCTTCCAGAACCGAGGGAGGATCAGGCAGTTGTCCGGCCCTGTGCAGAATACCGAAAACCCTGTCAATGAGCGGATCAAGCAGCTCGGTATGCTGCCGCTCAATAACCGGACCGAGCTGAATCAACTTTTCCTCATGCCGTTCGGCAACTTCCGCGGCAGTTATGGTTCTGCGGTTGGAACCTGCCATCATCATGAAGATATCATTGTAAAAACCTTCTCTGATAGCAGTACGCACATCCTGAATTTTATTGCTGACTCCAGCCAGATCAGGGCGAACCTGATAAAGCGGTGCAACCGAATCCTGCTGATTCTGCTCTACCGGATTCTGCCCACCCGGCAACAGGTTCAATCGCCTTGAATACATGGAAGGAACCTTCATGGGCGGACGTAAAGTCAGATGCACGGCCTGAATCTGGCTCTTGCTCATTTCCATGAGCATCTTAACATCCGCCAGTACATCCATAGCCGGAGAACGCCCGTAAACATCCATTGCCGCAGTATCCCAGCGCGGAGCCATGTACGGATTCTCCACAAATCCGCTCTCCGAAAGAACATGTCCACCCTGCCCATTAAGAAGGAATACGGACTCAAAAGGCATATTCATGGTATCCATGCGGTCCACATCGAACTCGTCACGTGGCTGGACCACATGCAGCACGTCAAACCAATGATCACGATTCACATTCAGGCTGGTATGCACTGTTCCCGGCAGATTTTCACTGCCGAATCTTTTTTCCAACTGACGGGCTGTCATCTTGAATTCGCGGTAGACCGTATCCACACGCCCCTGCGCATCCGTGGCAAGACAGTATTCACCGGCAGTCAGGGTGCGGAAACGTATTCCACGCTCTTCATCCGGTTCGCAATACAGAATCCCGGTGCCGAATCCTGCCAATTCCGTATACAGCGAATGAATACAGGAATAAAAGTTACTGCGGGCCAACGCGCGATACATGGAATTCTCCACTTTGGAAATCCATTCGCGCACTGACTTATGCCGGGCAAGGTCTCGATCTGAAATACCAAGACGGAACCACGGTCTGGCCGGAGAGGTCAAACCTCCTTGCAGTCCGGCAGCTAAAATACGTAAAGCTCTTGTGGCTGTTGAATCAATAATCCTGCCGGACCTCATGCGCCCGTCATTGGGGCGGTCTCCGTCATAAACTCCCTTGCGGGGCAGAATATAATCACTGATCTCCTGCCAATGCGATTCCCAGCTATTGCGTTCCTGGCGCAAACTCTGCAATCGTCTTAAATATTTATTATTTTTAGTATGTCTCATATTTAACCTTTGCCTCCAAAGGCTATCCGAGGACTTAAACCCTTTTGATCGCTCTACTATTAAAAGAGTATAAGATTTTACCTCGGACAACTTCACTTGGAGACGTTCTCTTTTTTTTACTCACCTATAATTTTCACAAGCTTCTTACACTTCGGACATTTTACCTGCACTTCAATAACTTTTCCTTTCAGCAAAAGCCTGCGGCAGACCGGACAGCGGTGTTCAATCATTTCAAAACTCCTTTGGAGCGGTTTAAAAATTCTTTACTGATCTTCGCCTTACCGGACACTCCGTCCGGTCCGGTGAGAATGGTCTTCTTGCGCCCAAGGGCATGAACCTTGCGCATGCGTCCCTGTGTTTCCTTACGCAGAGCTACCTTTGCATCAAACTCCGCATTCTGGCGGTCCACTTCGCGCTGACGAATATCGTTGGGATGCAGCCATTCTCCGTCAATTTTGCTGTACCCGGCATTCTGCATCTCTGCAGGAGTGTACCAATGCCCGGTTTTTTCCGAAAAGGTCCAGTCTTCCGGGACGCGCCAATCAGCCGGAGCATTCAACCCTTGTGCTGATGACCGAGGATTAGTGCCGTAAGTAGTACGGTGCCATTTAAAATATCCATTAAATCCCGGGGAACCGTTACTGAACCAGACATTTGATTGTCCTTCCTTTGCTGCAGGCAGATCCGGCCTGTAATAACTGGGCATCACATCCTCCTACTCGCCTAACTTGGTTTTCCGGGCCTGAAGATTCTGGGCTGCTGTTGCCAACTGCCCGGTATCACCCTGTCCGCCGGTCAGCACGGTCGCGCTGCGCCCTTTTTTCATGCGCTCCATTTCACGCATTTTCTTGGCCTTCAGCTCCTGTTCGCTTTTGTTGATGGCGTCCATCTTTGGTGGTTCTGGTACCGGGGCCACCGGGGGTGCCGGTGGCGGTGAAACTGGTGCTGTAGGTGCTTTTCCTCCTCCGCCTCCCATGATCATTCTCCTTTATTAAAAATTTTTACTACGGACTCTCCGTCCTGATTATTCCTGACCGCACAAAAAATTGCAGCATCCACGCTTTTGTTATCCGCAGCCAGATAAGCTGCCTGCGGGAGGATTCCCGCTTTCCTGAAACCGGACCGTTCCGCCATGCGACAGGCCAAAACATTGGTCACTGGTATCAAACCCTTTATACAGTCAAACAGATATCCGCCCGCCACGTCAGTCACTGACAATAAATGGCGCAATCCACCGCGCCCCATCTGCAAAGTTCCTTTGCCGTGAAATCCGGGCATGGAGGCAATGTGCACAAAACACGATTTCGGGGTAAATCCGTTCAACCAGAACAATCCGGACGGTTCTCGATCCTTGAAGCCGAAAAAGAAATGCTGATCTTCACGGCGCACCAGTTGCTGAAAATCGCTGAAGGATTCCACGGTTCCGTCATAAAAAATTACCGAAATCTGCCCGGCCTTACGCATTATTTCCCAGAACCAGTGCAAATGCCCGTCCGTGAGGGCTTCTGTGCCGTCAAAGTCCCGGAATTTATAGAAGGTGAAACCTCCCTCCACTTCAAAACCATACATCATCCGACTCCTGTAAAAATATCGTAATCCATCAATCCCTGCATATCTTCCTGCTGTTCCAGCACATGCTGCTGTTTTGGAAAAACCGCCCCCAGTGCCGGGTCCAGAATACGGGCCATGCAGTCCAGCATGTCGTCGTGCGGTGCCACGGGAAAAGCAAGATATTCATCGTCTATAAACTCACGTACCAGATCGCGCTCCCGACCCTGATGATCAATGAACCGCGCCCGCCAAGGCAGGTAAAACCGGGACTGCTCAAAGAGTGGAACCAGCTTTCTGATGCGATCTGTTTTGGGTACATTTCCGCCCAGCGGGTCAATGGCAAAACGGTAGTTCTGCTCATTCATTACGTACTGCATGTGCTCCACATCCGCCTGTTGGCCGTACTTTTCATACCCTACAGCAAGCGGCGAATAGGCTCGGTGCAAGCGAAACAAAGCCCGAGCACGCTCTGTAAGATTGAGCCGGTCACGAATACCATCGATAAGGTAATAATTACGGTCCGGTCCCAGACCGATAACCAGCATTACAGTGTAATCACTACCGGATTTCTTCTCACTTGCCGGGTCCACAAGTAGGTATCTATTGAATTGAGGCCAGCGGGTTTTACCATTGCTGTCGCGTGGGTCCCAGCGACAGATCCATTCTTCACGGAAGCCCTGCACATCGTCCGCGCGCGGATCCTGCATCATCTGGCATCCGAACACATATGGTCCCATCTCCCGGCGCTTGGTCTGTAATTGTTCTTTAGTCAGCAGAACAGGCTCACCTTCCAAGGTCCCGTCAAAAGTTGCCGGATAGATACGTGGAATTGCGGCCTGACGCTTCATGATCTCGCGATAGGTATCGTTAAAATGATAACGGGTTCCGATATAACGCTTTATGCCTTCGCGAGTGCCGAGGTTGATGGACAGCGCCCATGCCTCGGTGGTCTTGAAAATCATATCCGGGGATGAAACCGATTCACGGGTAACCACATCGTCATATATGAGCCGGGAAAAATGCTTACCTGTAGGCTGTCCGTCCACCAATCCCCATGCCTCCACAGTGGCCTCCTTAGGATTTGATTTACGTTTGACAATGATCCCGTCCTCCTCCGACCATTTTGGTGAATCTTTTTTTGGATTGTTCCAGAGCACATCGGGATAGCATTGTTTAAGCAACTCATTGCGCTCAAATTCCTGCTTGATCTGTCGCAGGAAACCCTTGGCTACAGGCCGGGTATGACTGAAAATTCCTACGGTAACTTCCGGGTCACGCAAAATATCCTGAACGGTCAACGCAAAGGTGATTATGGTAGATTTGTAATGCTCACGGGACCAGAGATCGAGGCACCCGTCCGGTTTTGCCTGCACGTCACGGCAACGTTCAAAAACCCATTCCCGGTTGGCATCGGCACGCCCAAGCAAACGTGTCAGCAGAAAAAACAAATCATTTCGCCCTAGCTCCGCCATAACCTGCAAAGGCTGTTTCTTTTCTTCCGCCTCGTGCAGGATTTCCGCATACCATTTATTGGCGCTGCCCAGATCCGTAAACTTCATCGAGCTTCTCCCTCAGTTCCGGGCTGATCGTGCGGCTTTTCTTCGTGTCTTTTGCTGCTGTGCCCTCCTTTTTTACGTCTCCGATGCCCCATGCCTTGCGCTCCATATCGTGACGTTTATGCATAATATCGAGCTTGGCTTTCAGGTCCTTGACCATATCAGAATCATCGCCCTCTACCGCCAGTGCGAATACCTCCCGGAACCGGTCCAGCTCCTCTTTCTGTTTTTTTATGACTTCATTTTTGGTCACTGTTTTCTCCGAAAATACTTTTGATTTGATGCGCTTCGCGCTTTTGATTGCTCTGATTTCGTCTCCGGCGGCCAAAAGGGATAATCACCTTTGCAATCCCTGATTGCTTAGTTGAGATTCCTTTGGGCAGAGGAACGGAACCATTTATCATTGCTAATGAATCCATTTATCTTCAGCGAAACAGGAAATTCCTACTTCCGCCAGCTTCATACATTTGCGGCAAAGCCGGGCTTTGCGAATTAACTTCTTCCCGCCGAAACGAATCTCAATCATGAACGGCTTCAACACATCCGTTCGTCCGCAACGCTCACAACGCTCGCCTTCAAACATTCCGCCGATACCTGCCGAAACATCAGACGGAATTGCAACCCCGTTCATTTGAACGCCTCATAAGCCACGCGCCCGGCAATACCTGCAACGACTGCAGCAGTCCCCCAGACAGCCCTTTCAAGATTACGGAATTTTTCAGCATGGGTGTGACAGCGCCGCGCCCCGTTAATCTCCGCAATGTCTTCCTGAATGGACTTGACCCGTTCATCTATGCGGATAAGCAGGTCCTGCAATTCACTCCTTTCCTCAACCATTTTTCTCCCTCCATGTTTTTGCAACCTTTTCGGCGCTGCGCCCGACCACATACCCTCCAAGCCCCAATTCCATCAGCGACCATAATTGCGCTGGCAGTTCCAGCTGCGGAGCTTTAGTCCAAAACAAGGCCAGATAGGGATAAAGCAGATAATTATTTGCCACGATAGCAACAATGGTCAGCATCAGGATCGGGCGCCATGAACGCTGCAACCAGTTACCGGACATCTCCGCCAGCATGATTCTGACCCGTACTTCAAGATCGGCTAGCTCACCTTTTTTTTGCATTTCCATAAGCCGAAGCTTGGCTTTTTCACGCTCTCCGGCATCAGGCCAGATCTTATCGATGATGGTTGAACCAATATCGAGAATTGAACCGATCATTCCACCACCTCAGATCCTCGTCCGGGTCCGCTGCGCTGCGGACTGTTATAAATTGGTCTTACCTTCTGACGTTTGTAGTCGAGTAACGAATTCCCGGACTCAAGCCACTCGGGATGCTCCTCAATAAATGATGCATAGTTTTTGATCATTTGCCGCGTCTCCAACGGATAAAGCGCGGCAAGTGTTTCAGCCTTAATTTCTTTCATAATTCTGTCCTCCTTTAGCTATAAGATAATTAGCCGGGCGGACCTGAGTCAGGTGACTCGTGTCCGCCATGAAGACTTTTTTGAAATTCAGGCAAAAAAAAATCCTCCCCGGCCAAAACCGGGAAGGAAATTCACAAATCCTATGGAATAAAGATTTAAATTATTAATTCAAAACAACAGACCATAGTAGTTTTATACCCAGCAGGATAAGTACCCCGCCGAGAAATTTCTTTACCGTGGCCGGTTTCATCTTAGCGTGCATAGCCTTTGTTCCCAGATATCCGCCCCCCCAGGCTGCCAATCCGGCAAAAACAAGCAATCTGACTGAAACCGAACCCATCAAGGCATAAGCCGCAAAAGCAATGATAGATGAAAAAGGAACGGCAAAAGCGGTGACAGTAGCCACCTTCTTGGGATTGAAACCCTGCAGAACCATCAGCGGCGAGATGACTCCACCACCGCCGACACCAAGCAGTCCGGAAATAAATCCCGCCAGAACCCCAACCCCAAAAGGGCCGAAGAAAGGACGGTCCTCTCGGAACTGATCCTTATATTTAGAAGCCTTGAAGAAAAGCATCATCGTCCCGGAAAAACACAGGAAACTGATAAAAAACAGCATCAATAACTTCAAAGGCAGAAAATGCCCGATCCAGGCACCGACCGGAGCCATAATCACAGAGGCCAGTACGATGGGAACTCCCATCCGGAAATCAAGACGTTTTTCTTTAATATTGGAGTAGGTAGCCCCTATCATGCTGAGAGCATTTACAAAAAGGCCTGTCGGACGTGCCAGATTGAAAGGGACCCCCATCCATGTCAATATAGGGATAAGCACCACCGCCGAGCCCACTCCGCCAAGCGCAAAAACAAAACTCAGCACAAATGAAACTAAAGCGATGCCCACAGTAAGCATATCCATGACTACATTTTACCTAACGGTCCGGGTTTGAAAGCCTTGATAATATCTTCCATTGAAGCTGCCATACCTTTTACCTGATCAAATCCATGCGCGCGGAGCAGAGTGTACGCCACAGCAGAACGAAAAACTGAAGAACAGTAAGCCACTACCATCTTATCTTTGGGTAACTCGTTCATACGAGCAGGCAATTCATGCAGCGGAATATGTTTGGCGAAAGGCAGCACTAGGTAATTCATTTCCTTATCGGTACGCACATCAAGAAAAACCACATTTTCCTGTCCATTACCTAATACTTTACGCATTCCTTCAACGCTCATGGTATGTTTACCGGAACTCAAAAAATCAAAATCCATTTCAGCGACAGCATCATCAAGAACTTTCATTTCAGACTCCATTTGTATGAATATGGTTATTTGGCAAAATCACCAAATTAAAAGCAGGAATTTGGTAATATTGCCAAATAACCTAGAAGTCAAGAAAGCATTACATCCGCACCAGAACTTTCAAAGCCCCTTTGCTCATAGCCTGACCGAAAGCTCTTTTGAAATCAGTAAAATCAT encodes the following:
- a CDS encoding portal protein, whose product is MRHTKNNKYLRRLQSLRQERNSWESHWQEISDYILPRKGVYDGDRPNDGRMRSGRIIDSTATRALRILAAGLQGGLTSPARPWFRLGISDRDLARHKSVREWISKVENSMYRALARSNFYSCIHSLYTELAGFGTGILYCEPDEERGIRFRTLTAGEYCLATDAQGRVDTVYREFKMTARQLEKRFGSENLPGTVHTSLNVNRDHWFDVLHVVQPRDEFDVDRMDTMNMPFESVFLLNGQGGHVLSESGFVENPYMAPRWDTAAMDVYGRSPAMDVLADVKMLMEMSKSQIQAVHLTLRPPMKVPSMYSRRLNLLPGGQNPVEQNQQDSVAPLYQVRPDLAGVSNKIQDVRTAIREGFYNDIFMMMAGSNRRTITAAEVAERHEEKLIQLGPVIERQHTELLDPLIDRVFGILHRAGQLPDPPSVLEGADLKIDYISVLAQAQKMVGTQSIQSLAQFVGNLAQANPEVLDKVDMDRAVDDYAELIGVPNGIVRSGDEVEKFRSSRREENMKQQQLQQNLQAASLGSAIIKNLSQAGLNPAQFQGMVDRAGRMGPAL
- a CDS encoding holin family protein; amino-acid sequence: MIGSILDIGSTIIDKIWPDAGEREKAKLRLMEMQKKGELADLEVRVRIMLAEMSGNWLQRSWRPILMLTIVAIVANNYLLYPYLALFWTKAPQLELPAQLWSLMELGLGGYVVGRSAEKVAKTWREKNG
- a CDS encoding Com family DNA-binding transcriptional regulator yields the protein MIEHRCPVCRRLLLKGKVIEVQVKCPKCKKLVKIIGE
- a CDS encoding GNAT family N-acetyltransferase, producing the protein MYGFEVEGGFTFYKFRDFDGTEALTDGHLHWFWEIMRKAGQISVIFYDGTVESFSDFQQLVRREDQHFFFGFKDREPSGLFWLNGFTPKSCFVHIASMPGFHGKGTLQMGRGGLRHLLSVTDVAGGYLFDCIKGLIPVTNVLACRMAERSGFRKAGILPQAAYLAADNKSVDAAIFCAVRNNQDGESVVKIFNKGE
- a CDS encoding aminobutyrate aminotransferase, translated to MPSYYRPDLPAAKEGQSNVWFSNGSPGFNGYFKWHRTTYGTNPRSSAQGLNAPADWRVPEDWTFSEKTGHWYTPAEMQNAGYSKIDGEWLHPNDIRQREVDRQNAEFDAKVALRKETQGRMRKVHALGRKKTILTGPDGVSGKAKISKEFLNRSKGVLK
- a CDS encoding sulfite exporter TauE/SafE family protein, translating into MDMLTVGIALVSFVLSFVFALGGVGSAVVLIPILTWMGVPFNLARPTGLFVNALSMIGATYSNIKEKRLDFRMGVPIVLASVIMAPVGAWIGHFLPLKLLMLFFISFLCFSGTMMLFFKASKYKDQFREDRPFFGPFGVGVLAGFISGLLGVGGGGVISPLMVLQGFNPKKVATVTAFAVPFSSIIAFAAYALMGSVSVRLLVFAGLAAWGGGYLGTKAMHAKMKPATVKKFLGGVLILLGIKLLWSVVLN
- a CDS encoding rhodanese-like domain-containing protein; this translates as MKVLDDAVAEMDFDFLSSGKHTMSVEGMRKVLGNGQENVVFLDVRTDKEMNYLVLPFAKHIPLHELPARMNELPKDKMVVAYCSSVFRSAVAYTLLRAHGFDQVKGMAASMEDIIKAFKPGPLGKM